One window of Equus asinus isolate D_3611 breed Donkey chromosome 7, EquAss-T2T_v2, whole genome shotgun sequence genomic DNA carries:
- the C7H18orf21 gene encoding UPF0711 protein C18orf21 homolog isoform X2, with amino-acid sequence MTPRIQKLLNREARNYTLSFKEAKIVKKYKDSKSVLLITCKTCNRTVKHHGKSRSVLSALKSNSTTPTSKLSLKTPERKTLSSTNLIRDMSGSKDKSPALIFRTPTSGQSTPTCSAKNVSKTKKHFSQLKMLLSQSESQKNPKVDFRSFLSSL; translated from the exons ATGACACCCAGAATACAGAAACTTCTTAATCGAGAAGCAAGAAATTATACACTCAGttttaaagaagcaaaaattGTGAAAAAGTACAAAGACTCCAAAAGTGTATTG TTGATTACTTGTAAAACATGCAACAGAACCGTTAAACATCACGGTAAAAGCAGAAGCGTTCTATCAGCTTTGAAGAGCAATTCTACCACTCCTACAAGTAAACTCAGCCTGAAGACACCAGAGAGAAAGACTCTGAGTTCTACAAACCTGATTCGTGATATGTCTGGTTCCAAAGACAAGAGCCCAGCTTTGATTTTCAG aACACCTACATCTGGACAGTCAACACCCACTTGCTCCGCGAAGAatgtgagcaaaacaaagaaacacttcTCTCAACTAAAAATGTTGCTTAGTCAGAGTGAATCCCAGA
- the C7H18orf21 gene encoding UPF0711 protein C18orf21 homolog isoform X1: protein MRQKHYLEAAARQLRDSCPGQARYLLWAYSSSHDDKSAFEGTCPYCFQLLVLDNFRVRLKPKPKMTPRIQKLLNREARNYTLSFKEAKIVKKYKDSKSVLLITCKTCNRTVKHHGKSRSVLSALKSNSTTPTSKLSLKTPERKTLSSTNLIRDMSGSKDKSPALIFRTPTSGQSTPTCSAKNVSKTKKHFSQLKMLLSQSESQKNPKVDFRSFLSSL from the exons ATGAGGCAGAAGCACTACCTTGAGGCCGCGGCGCGGCAACTCCGAGATAGCTGCCCGGGCCAGGCCCGCTATCTCCT cTGGGCCTACAGTTCGTCTCACG ATGATAAAAGTGCTTTTGAAGGAACATGTCCATACTGTTTCCAGTTGCTGGTTCTGGATAACTTTCGAGTGCGCCTCAAACCCAAGCCCAAAATGACACCCAGAATACAGAAACTTCTTAATCGAGAAGCAAGAAATTATACACTCAGttttaaagaagcaaaaattGTGAAAAAGTACAAAGACTCCAAAAGTGTATTG TTGATTACTTGTAAAACATGCAACAGAACCGTTAAACATCACGGTAAAAGCAGAAGCGTTCTATCAGCTTTGAAGAGCAATTCTACCACTCCTACAAGTAAACTCAGCCTGAAGACACCAGAGAGAAAGACTCTGAGTTCTACAAACCTGATTCGTGATATGTCTGGTTCCAAAGACAAGAGCCCAGCTTTGATTTTCAG aACACCTACATCTGGACAGTCAACACCCACTTGCTCCGCGAAGAatgtgagcaaaacaaagaaacacttcTCTCAACTAAAAATGTTGCTTAGTCAGAGTGAATCCCAGA
- the C7H18orf21 gene encoding UPF0711 protein C18orf21 homolog isoform X3, which produces MRQKHYLEAAARQLRDSCPGQARYLLWAYSSSHDDKSAFEGTCPYCFQLLVLDNFRVRLKPKPKMTPRIQKLLNREARNYTLSFKEAKIVKKYKDSKSVLNTYIWTVNTHLLREECEQNKETLLSTKNVA; this is translated from the exons ATGAGGCAGAAGCACTACCTTGAGGCCGCGGCGCGGCAACTCCGAGATAGCTGCCCGGGCCAGGCCCGCTATCTCCT cTGGGCCTACAGTTCGTCTCACG ATGATAAAAGTGCTTTTGAAGGAACATGTCCATACTGTTTCCAGTTGCTGGTTCTGGATAACTTTCGAGTGCGCCTCAAACCCAAGCCCAAAATGACACCCAGAATACAGAAACTTCTTAATCGAGAAGCAAGAAATTATACACTCAGttttaaagaagcaaaaattGTGAAAAAGTACAAAGACTCCAAAAGTGTATTG aACACCTACATCTGGACAGTCAACACCCACTTGCTCCGCGAAGAatgtgagcaaaacaaagaaacacttcTCTCAACTAAAAATGTTGCTTAG